The Desulfotomaculum sp. DNA window AAAACAAGATCAGCGAACCGGAAAAACAACCGAGGGGGTAGTTGAAACCATCCTCACCAGGCCGGCCGTTCATCCCCATGGCATAAAAGTACGTCTTGTTGGCGGCCTGGTGGGAAGGGTCAAGCAGATCATTCCTGAAGGAGAACGCTGATGAACATTCAAATATTTGGCGCGGTAAAATGTTTTGACACAAAGAAGGCGGAGAGGTATTTTAAAGAGAGAAATATTAAATTTCAATGGATTGACCTTTATAAATACGGATTGAGTAAAGGCGAGTTCGCCAGTGTGAAGGCCGCGGTAGGCCTGAATAATTTATTCAACCAGGAAACAGCCGAATATAAGAAGCTCAATCTTCAATTTATCAGCAGCGCCGGTATGAGGGAGAGAATACTTTTAGAAAACCCCAGGCTTTTTAAAACTCCGATTGTCCGGAAC harbors:
- a CDS encoding YwbE family protein codes for the protein MDGKERVNIKPGIRVLIIQKQDQRTGKTTEGVVETILTRPAVHPHGIKVRLVGGLVGRVKQIIPEGER
- a CDS encoding ArsC family transcriptional regulator codes for the protein MNIQIFGAVKCFDTKKAERYFKERNIKFQWIDLYKYGLSKGEFASVKAAVGLNNLFNQETAEYKKLNLQFISSAGMRERILLENPRLFKTPIVRNGRQATVGYQPDVWKDWE